The genomic segment CCACATTGTCATTGCAAAGCCGATTCCTGTCAATTGAAGCCCGGAAGGCACCGTACTACCGAGCATGCGATGTGGATTAGGCGGGCCAGGTTAAATCACTTAGCCTGGATTATTCATGCTCGAGCATCCGGCTCAGATCGTCGTGGGGATCGCCGATCGGCATGATCCCGAACTTGTCCTGCAACACCTTGAACACGCCGGGCGTGACGAACGCCGGAAGGGTCGGCCCGAGCCTGATCCCTTTGATCCCCAGATGCAGCAGACTAAGCAGGATGCAAACCGCCTTTTGCTCGTACCATGAGAGCACCAAGGACAGCGGCAACCCGTTAACGTCGGTATCAAAGGCCTCGGCCAGGGCTGAGGCGACCTTTACCGCCGAGTAAGCGTCGTTGCACTGTCCCACGTCGAGCAGCCGCGGCAAGCCATCGATCTCGCCGAACTCGAGCTTGTTAAAGCGGAACTTGCCGCAAGCCAACGTCATTATCAGGCAGTCCTTCGGCACGGCCTGAGCCAGCTGGGTATAGTAATTACGGCCGCTCTTGGCTCCGTCGCACCCGCCGATCAGAAAGATATGCCGCAGTGCGCCGGATTTGACCGCCTCGATCACCTTATCCGCCGCTCCGAGCAGAGCGGCGTGGCCAAAGCCGACCATGATCCGCTTTTCAGGCTGATCCTCGCTAAATCCCTGGGCTGCCAATGCTGCTTGGATCAGCGGGCTGAAATCGCGATCCGCGATATGTCTTACCTCGGGCCATGCCACAAGCCCGCAAGTAAAGATCCGATCGAAATAGCTTGGTTTGGGCTTCTGGATACAATTGGTGGTCATCAGGATCGGGCCGGGGAACTGTTCGAACTCGCGCTGCTGATCCTGCCAAGCGCCGCCGTAGTTGCCGATCAGGTGCGCATGCCGCTTGAGCCCCGGATAGCCGTTGGTCGGCAGCATCTCGCCATGGGTGTAAACGTTGATCCCCGCTCCTGCGGTCTGTTGGAGCAACGCGTCGAGGTCCTTGAGGTCGTGGCCGCTGACCAGAATCGCCTTGCCTTTGACCGGCGTGATCCTGACGGACGTCGGCTCGGGATCTCCGTAGGCCCCGGTGTTGGCCGCGTCGAGTAACTCCATGGCCAGCAGGTTGACCTCGCCGCATTCCAGGTTGAGCGCAAGCAGTTGATCGACCGACTGCTCTTGGCCTGCCAAGTAGTCCAGCGCCCGGTGGACGAACTCGTAGACCCGCGCATCCTCATGCCCCAGGATGCAGGCGTGATCCGCGTAGGCTGCCATGCCTTTGAGCCCATAGGTCAGAAGCTCTTGCAGGCCGGTCAGGTCGTCCCCCAAACGCTCGGCGCGTCGCGCGATGTTGATCGAGGCTGCGTGTGCGATCCGCTGGGCATTGTTGCCGCCAAGCTCGATTGCGGCCGGGCCGTTCAATTGCTCGGGATCGATGCCCTGGGCCCGGCATGCTTCGAGGTACATCGAGCGCGCCCGGCCTCTGTTCTCCTCCAGCTGATCGAGCAGTCCGGCCAGGCGCTGTGGATCAAAGTTGACGTTGGTGATCGTGCTGAACAGCGCCTGTTGAGTAAAGCGGTCCAGCTCCGGATCGCTCGACCCGAGCTTACGCGCCCGGTGGGCATACATCGACAAACCCTTCAGGCCGTGGACCAACAGATCTTGCAACGCCGCGGTATCCGCATCCTTGCCGCAGACTCCGGCCACGGTGCAACCTTGGCCCTTGGCTGTCTGCTCGCATTGGTAACAGAACATGCTCATCGCTAATCCCCTTTTCTTTTAACGATCGTTCCCACTATCTGAATTAACTTTGTCCGGCGCTTTGCATCTGTCGGCCGCAGCGCACCAACCGCTGCAATCCTGCGCCGCACGCCCCTGAACCAGCTCTCCGCAGTGATGGCACCGCAGGCTCGGCTCATCCGAGAACAGCTCGACCTTTGCACCGCACGCGGCACAGACATGAATGCTGGAGCTCAGCTGTCGCAAATCGCGTCCCGGACACCTCATCCGCAGCAGCTTCGCTCCGCGGGTGTGGACGCCGGGACAACGCTGTCCTCGAGCAGCGTGCCGTCGAGCCCCACGGTCACCACGCGCAACGGCAAGTCGCTGCCCGCGCGATCCAACGCTGTGCGTACGGCGTGGGCCAAGCCACTGCAGCACGGTACCTCCATTTGCAGCACGGTCACCGAACGCACGCGGTTGGAAATGAAAATCCGCTCGAGCTTTTCCTCGTAGGCCGCCAAGTCGTCGAGCTTGGGGCAGCCCACGGCAACCGCCGCGCCGTCGAGAAAATCACGATGATACTCAGCATACGCAAACGGCACGCAGTCCGCAGTGACCAACAGGTCGGCATTGTTAAAAAACACGGCATCAGGCGGCAGCAGCCTGAGCTGCACCGGCCACTGGGACAGGCGCGAGCATATCCGACCGCCGGATTCATCAGGATGTTGGGTTTGTAAATTGCGCTGTTTGACCTGTGATCCGGGGCAGTTGAAATGGGATGCTGCCGCAGGCTTACGCTGATTGCTCTCCACGGCCTGCGGGTCGAACTGCGGGGCCTCGCGTTCCTCGATTGTCAGCGCGCCCTCCGGGCAATCGCCGATGCAAGCTCCCAGTCCGTCGCAGAAGATCTCGTTGACCACCTTGGCCTTGCCATCCACGATCGCCAGCGCGCCCTCGGCGCATGCTGTAACGCACAGCCCGCAGCCCGTGCACTTGTCCTGATCAATTACAATGATCGGTCGCTTGTACATAACATCCCTCCACACGGTTACAGCCCCAGGCTAGGCGCTGTATACGCAAAGGGCTTTGATTAAGGTCAAATAAATATAAAAAGACTTGGAGGCCGAGGATTGGCTAGTCGCCGGATGCAGCCCGTTCGAGCTCGTTCACGTCGAGCACGACCACCTCGTGTCTTCCAACCTCCAGGGCCCCTAGGGCTTGCAGGCTGTACAGGGCACGCGAAATTACCTCGTTGACCGTTCCCAGACGTTGGGCGAGCTGCCCCTTGGTCATGCCCAGGGGAATCACTGCTCCGGGCTTGAGTTTGATCTTGTGTAACCGGGACTCGCGCAGCAGGTAGACCGCAAGCCTGGTCTTAACGTCCTTAAGTGAAAGGTCGTCCACTAAGTCGACCATCGTGCGCAGCCATTTGGCCAGTGCGCCGATAAAACGGAAGGTGGTCTGCGGGCTGTGCTCGAGCATCTGCCGAAACGGTTCAGCCGCCACCGCGATCAGCTCGCAGTGCACGAGGGTCATGGCCGAAGCAGGGAAAATTCGGTCAGTGAAAATAGCGGCCTCGGCAAAGCTCTGCCGTGGATGGACCAAGTGCAGAATCTGTTCGCGCCCCTGGGCATTCACGCGATAGATTTTCACTACCCCGTCGGCCAACACGTAAAAACGGTTGCAGTGCTCACCCTCAGAGAACAATAGAGTCTGTGGTTTGACCTGCTCTGTGTGGCAAATCAAGGCCAACTCGTCAAGCTCCTCGGACCTAAGCTCCGAGAATATCGCACAGCTTTCCAAAACAGATCGGATGTCCATTAAATGATTATACATTACCGCAAAGTTGCGCGAGCTCCGGAAAAAGCACCTTTAATTAAAAAGGGCCGCCCGGCTGGGCGGCCCTTGGTTTGCGGTTGTTCGATTATTTACAGGGCGCAGCCTCCACAGGCGTCGTCGTCGTCATCGTCGTCGCCGCCTCCGCCCGCGATCGTGGCGTCGCCGGTGTTGGAGTAGTCAGAGTCGCCGGCGTCGTCGCTGGTGGCGTAAACGCGATAGAAGTAATGGCCCGCTGACAGGCCCGCGTCGCTGTATCCCGTGGCGTCGGCCGCCACCTGCGTCAACTCCTCGAAGTCCTCATCGGAGTCCAGCGAGCGCTCGATCACATAGCCGCCCTCGGCCGTGGAATTGTCCTCCCAGGTCAGGGCGATCGATGAATCGCCCCCAGCCGCCGCCAGGTTGGTCGGCGCCGCCGGAGTGGTGGTCGCCTCGACCTCGCTGGTCGCCTCGGAGTCCATCACCACGGTGAAAGCCGTAACCTTGTAGGTGGCGCAGTTGCACTCGGTAAGAGTGGCGTCGACGTACTCGGTGGCGTCGGCCGCAGTGGCGCCGACCTCGGTGAAGTCGGTCTCGCCCTCAAGCTTACGCCAGACGTGATAGCCGTCCTCGCCGTTGGAATTGTCGTTCCAGCTCAGTGCGATTTCGGTGTCGGACTGCGCCACGGCGGCCAAGCCGTCCGGCGCCAGCGGCGGAGTACCGGCCACGACCACGTCGGAGTACTGGCTGTAGAGGGCTCCCTTGGTCGCGCGCACGCGATACTCGTAGGCCGCGGCCTCGTCCATGCCGGAGTCGGTGTAGGTCAGGCTGTCGGCGGCAGCGGTGCCGATCACCGCCCAGGCGTCCTTGGAACCGGCGGCGCGACGCTCGACCTCGAAGCCGTCCTCATCGGCCGACTGGTCGAACCAGGTCAGCACGATATCTCCGGCCGGAGTACCGGCACCTGCAAGATTAGCCGGACCGGGGGCCAGGGGCAGCTCGATCGCCGGATCGCCCTGCCACAGATAGATGTGGAAGTTGCGGCCGTAGGTCGAGGTCTCGCCGTACTGCGTGATCAGCTCGGCCAGCGCGTCGTTGTGCACGTAGCCGATCTCGGTGATTCCCTTCTCCCAGGTCGCGCGGTAGAGGTACTTGTCGTAGTCGTGGTTGGGAACGGTGTAGCTCGACAGCGTGCTGCCCAGGAACGAGACCGCGCCCTGGTCCTGCAGCACCCAAGCCTCGCCAAAGACCTTGCTCGATTCGGAGAGCATCATGTTCAGGCAGGCGATGGAGTAGATCACCGGAGTCAGCGCGCCGTTGGTCAGGGCCAGGACGTCGTCGTTGTCGTAGCTCTCGCCGGGCACGTCCCACGACCACCATTCGGTCTCCGAGCCGTGGCCGCGATAGTTGATCAGAGCCCGGCCCTCTTCGACCGCGGCGGTGATCGTGGCGTTGGTCACGCCGCTGATGTGGCCGTAGGCGGTCTGGAACACCGGCGGCCACTCGGTGTAGGCGTAGGTGCGGATCTGCTCGGAGCACTCGACGTACTTGCCCGGAGCGCTCTGCTTGTGCGCCATCAACACGGTCTTGGAACGCCACTCGCCGGGAGCGGCCTGGTTGACGAAGTTCTCGATCTTGTCGATCGCCCAGTCGACCTCGTCCTCGGAGGCCGCGGAGATACGTCCCAGACCCACGTCGGCGTAGGGGTCGGCGCCGGCCAGCCGCGAGTACCAGGTATCGCCCGGGCAGCCAGAGTAATATCCGCAGCCGAACTCGCTGGAGGGGACCAAGTGCCAGGGGATCTCGCCGCTGTCGATGTCGCCCAGCAGCAGCACGTAGTCCAGATCGGCCGGAGTGGCGCTGTCGTATTCGGCCTGGATGTAGGCCTTGATCGCGGTGTCCGTGGTGCCGGTGGCGCTGGTGTCAACGGCGCTGACGCTTAGTCCCTGGGCGGTCCACAGGTCGACCAGCGCCGTAGCGTTGTCGAGGTAGGCGGG from the Candidatus Alcyoniella australis genome contains:
- the hcp gene encoding hydroxylamine reductase, producing the protein MSMFCYQCEQTAKGQGCTVAGVCGKDADTAALQDLLVHGLKGLSMYAHRARKLGSSDPELDRFTQQALFSTITNVNFDPQRLAGLLDQLEENRGRARSMYLEACRAQGIDPEQLNGPAAIELGGNNAQRIAHAASINIARRAERLGDDLTGLQELLTYGLKGMAAYADHACILGHEDARVYEFVHRALDYLAGQEQSVDQLLALNLECGEVNLLAMELLDAANTGAYGDPEPTSVRITPVKGKAILVSGHDLKDLDALLQQTAGAGINVYTHGEMLPTNGYPGLKRHAHLIGNYGGAWQDQQREFEQFPGPILMTTNCIQKPKPSYFDRIFTCGLVAWPEVRHIADRDFSPLIQAALAAQGFSEDQPEKRIMVGFGHAALLGAADKVIEAVKSGALRHIFLIGGCDGAKSGRNYYTQLAQAVPKDCLIMTLACGKFRFNKLEFGEIDGLPRLLDVGQCNDAYSAVKVASALAEAFDTDVNGLPLSLVLSWYEQKAVCILLSLLHLGIKGIRLGPTLPAFVTPGVFKVLQDKFGIMPIGDPHDDLSRMLEHE
- a CDS encoding 4Fe-4S binding protein, with the translated sequence MYKRPIIVIDQDKCTGCGLCVTACAEGALAIVDGKAKVVNEIFCDGLGACIGDCPEGALTIEEREAPQFDPQAVESNQRKPAAASHFNCPGSQVKQRNLQTQHPDESGGRICSRLSQWPVQLRLLPPDAVFFNNADLLVTADCVPFAYAEYHRDFLDGAAVAVGCPKLDDLAAYEEKLERIFISNRVRSVTVLQMEVPCCSGLAHAVRTALDRAGSDLPLRVVTVGLDGTLLEDSVVPASTPAERSCCG
- a CDS encoding Crp/Fnr family transcriptional regulator — translated: MALICHTEQVKPQTLLFSEGEHCNRFYVLADGVVKIYRVNAQGREQILHLVHPRQSFAEAAIFTDRIFPASAMTLVHCELIAVAAEPFRQMLEHSPQTTFRFIGALAKWLRTMVDLVDDLSLKDVKTRLAVYLLRESRLHKIKLKPGAVIPLGMTKGQLAQRLGTVNEVISRALYSLQALGALEVGRHEVVVLDVNELERAASGD
- a CDS encoding C25 family cysteine peptidase gives rise to the protein MSGKTHLLILVLSTLCIALMAGGVSAQSAGFLRLDEGSPQVDPSVSVLSHNAYETVIEIQVPGVYASHVDVGGPLFTWLNIPGEGMTQQIGWPELPLIREMVAIPAGSGVQVEVLEVEQNVIEGILPFPFQTPTTDDQTPVDFDFEPAGYSLPELYPAELVSLSEPSILRDLRVVTLSFAPLRYDATSDSMQVTTSVTVRLSYEGIDERSALRFEPSAVDSKWARTYRSLVINYEQMELTEIDESRNKAGIDYLIIAEPAYLDNATALVDLWTAQGLSVSAVDTSATGTTDTAIKAYIQAEYDSATPADLDYVLLLGDIDSGEIPWHLVPSSEFGCGYYSGCPGDTWYSRLAGADPYADVGLGRISAASEDEVDWAIDKIENFVNQAAPGEWRSKTVLMAHKQSAPGKYVECSEQIRTYAYTEWPPVFQTAYGHISGVTNATITAAVEEGRALINYRGHGSETEWWSWDVPGESYDNDDVLALTNGALTPVIYSIACLNMMLSESSKVFGEAWVLQDQGAVSFLGSTLSSYTVPNHDYDKYLYRATWEKGITEIGYVHNDALAELITQYGETSTYGRNFHIYLWQGDPAIELPLAPGPANLAGAGTPAGDIVLTWFDQSADEDGFEVERRAAGSKDAWAVIGTAAADSLTYTDSGMDEAAAYEYRVRATKGALYSQYSDVVVAGTPPLAPDGLAAVAQSDTEIALSWNDNSNGEDGYHVWRKLEGETDFTEVGATAADATEYVDATLTECNCATYKVTAFTVVMDSEATSEVEATTTPAAPTNLAAAGGDSSIALTWEDNSTAEGGYVIERSLDSDEDFEELTQVAADATGYSDAGLSAGHYFYRVYATSDDAGDSDYSNTGDATIAGGGGDDDDDDDACGGCAL